In Mustelus asterias chromosome 17, sMusAst1.hap1.1, whole genome shotgun sequence, the following are encoded in one genomic region:
- the LOC144506536 gene encoding uncharacterized protein LOC144506536 has product MAVTESPLSSSSLPGLLGEQFPGLSNSTAPRMNEGDAIYYILLVFGFAGAVVVFKMLDNYSTQKTVNKLPFDFFEREKAKKRKFFSFPKETPGLIVENRAVTRLDSISSTENVAGESSSPKAVDNV; this is encoded by the coding sequence ATGGCAGTCACTGAGTCTCCGTTAAGCTCCTCCAGTCTCCCCGGGCTGCTCGGTGAACAGTTCCCCGGCCTCAGTAACAGCACAGCCCCGCGGATGAACGAGGGCGACGCTATCTACTACATCCTGCTGGTGTTCGGCTTCGCCGGGGCGGTGGTGGTCTTCAAGATGCTGGACAACTACAGCACGCAAAAGACGGTCAACAAGCTGCCCTTCGACTTCTTCGAGAGGGAGAAGGCGAAGAAGAGGAAGTTCTTCAGCTTCCCCAAGGAGACGCCGGGTCTGATCGTGGAGAACCGCGCCGTCACCAGACTCGACTCCATCTCCAGCACCGAGAACGTGGCCGGGGAGAGCTCTTCCCCCAAGGCGGTGGACAACGTGTGA